The DNA sequence tttaataaataatatataaagcaatgaaataaatgaactcaattaatttaaattattgtcttattattttatatatccctTTTCTCCTTCTCTATTTTGTACTTCacgtaaaatatttgtaattttttatttttgtttttttatcttaattttgctaatatttttctatgattttgttttatattaatttttttatttattttgattaataattcttaagggtattattattttatttaaagataatttaaattttttgtaatatttttataaaagttgattaataggttcttttttaaaatatttttctgaaatttttttaataagatcatattttaatttttctatttcatcttttgtattaattaattatattaatcttctattgcaatacattttttatctactccacacattatcttttctatcttcttttactttttttaattgctctttttactttatttttaattgtttattttacttttacttctcatatatagatttattataattcatcacatgttctttttgaatttaagtgattttttaggttatattttaccattgatgcttttattttgtttagtgtatttttttagtctgtatttaatataataatctgtaaatatctattctattatgtaaaaattaaatttctgcacttaatgataaaactGTCGTAACATGTTTCTGATGgtgtttttcaatttatttcttttaactcattaaatttattttattataataaattaactatatcaactaattgatttggttttttaaatatcatacaatttattataatttctatcaatcaattaattgtaattaaaattgaatgattattttgttatgaaattattatttcctaatctatttatgggcaatatatatattaattataatcgtaaattaagctattttatattaaatgacttatataatggccatctcatttattatcataaatgctgaactaaataagtcattattacttttgatttagaattaaatgagaataaaaccagagatactattttatttggtcgTTCGGGTTTAATGGGTgtgacactcaaatataaatagtgacttccgaattttggtctccaacacatcaaagcCATATCCGTAACTCTTTTTCCATAAAAGGAATTTCGATTCAACTCTATCAAGGATACAGAAGGTTTTCAAAGAACAAATGAATGAtctgaatttgcacgaattctaaatgttcgaACTTACGACGTTGTTTCAGTTCGTTGTcattacgagaatgactctaatctatacgtgtctaaggattagaatagattaaatattatttaagtaatttatttctaatattggtatttgattaaattagttttagagaaatttaaattgttgactcaatttatatattacgattattctttttgaatatattgttttttatatttttaatataaaatttcttttttttatgatttttaagtttattttctttctcattttatatttcagattagtaatataattattaaaaaatgtatttaaaaaaatattaaaatatcactattaaaaaaaaaagaaagttacgtgaaaaaaaggaaaacgaaaaattaaaacatcactattagaaaaaaattgttaatatgcGTACGAATGGAGTCGGAATTGAGGAATATATATAggtataaaaaataatcatatatataaaacaaaataattataacaaaaaaataattaatatatgtgatttagatgtttttaataaccggtaacatagaatttaataaaatataattcacatatttttttatttatgtatatgtatataattatttatgtatatgtatatatattaagaaaaactaccgtaatatatatatatatatatatatatatatatatatatatatatatttaacaaaattaatatataaggttatggaaagttctatccaaatttgacaagaacaagacgaCTTACATAAAAATGATTCTCATGAATAGTaagataagtttattattttctatgattctttcaagtgatattaggtccattttataaatattttttgttcatatattttaatatttttaataaccggtaacatagagtttaataaaatataattcatatattatatatatatatatatatatatatatatatatatatatatatatatatatatagaattatttatgtatatgtatatatattaagaaaaattaccgtaatatatatatatatatatatatatatatatatatatatatatatatatatatatatatataaagttacggaaagtctcatccaaatttgataagaacaagacgacttatatagaaatggttctcatgatgataaggtaagttgattatttttcattattctttcaagtgatgctaggtctaatttataaatattttttgttcatattttaagtttatttgataagtaaacccttgCAAGCAACATAGACAGtgcgattttatagatttataagtgctaatagcctttatatttaatttgttttatagtttgataataactaatatatttattggtggatttaactattactatattatttatgatcacattcagtatatatgtctgatttatagaaaaaagtagattattaaaaccgattaataactattttagagttaatttaATTaacactaaataaaaaaaataatacataacatattacttttttattaatcaaattattataatttaaattaatttttaaaaaataatttaaaattataatttcaatcttatcacgtacaTGGCACGGGTAATTATActtgttttttaataaaaataaatttttaaaaatagttttgtaTTTTGCGaaatgcggatatatccgatatctgaTCCGATCCACAAATGTGCGGATCAGATCGAATCGGATTCAAGTTTAAAAAACTGCGAATATTGAATCAAGTCCCATTCGATGATTTTAGTACGGTTCTGATAGAAATTTAGGCCATATCCGATCTGATTTGATATGCGGTCACCCTTACGATTTAATACAAGATTTCATCCATGTATAAATCGAATTGGTCAAATTCAATTTGCATTTTCTCTATAATTCAAATTGCcttgatttaaattagtgttgGGTTGTATAATTCGAATAGACctcattcgatttatataaaaatgtccAATTAAAAGATTCAtgtaacatttttcattttaggTGAATAGTATAATTTTAGTTTCATCTTAATTTAAATATACATTTTACCCTAAAATTTATCTGAAAAACGTGAATAAGGCGTTGATATGAAACGTGCATGCACAGCAgcatcttttttaattttgaaacattTCCCAACCGTCCCTTTATCATTTTGCTAACTCTCATTCGATCTCTCATCGATTGAAAATGACATTAtagtttttaactattaattctaTCAGATATTTTGTCCTTTCTATTAATGTCTTTATTTAAAACTTACATAATTTACTCACATATAACATTAATTCGACACGCGTCAAAGAATTATTAAAAGAGACAAAATACCACTATTTTCGTCACTATCATCGCCAATATCCACCATCATTTTCTATAAGATTTTTATATTaggaaaaatatagataaataataaaaatattaaacaatataaataatagacATATCAAATATTCATTTTATTAGGTGTacagatgattattttaatattaagatttaattgGATAATTTAGAGatatagtgtatttttatttgattgatagTTGTTTATGTTGTTTAAAAAAGTCATTGATTACCTAGCATAACTCTTtatattaatagtcaattaaaatttCTAACTATGTATTGAGATGTTATTTAACGTGGCACGTTAACAAATTTTGACACCATATTAACAAAGAAAGTAACTAAAAACCTAACAtgattagtttaaaatttttaaaagatgaatttaattaaaaaaatattttgaaaactaatttaaaaaacgaattattttttagggactaatttgactatttatttaaaaaatattactaaaattaaaaaatattttttattaaatattgttaaaaaatattactaaaatataaaaaattatgcgGGCAAATCACATTATTAAACCAAAGTGGAAGAGAAATTACGTGATTCAACAAGCAAAAAACGTAATATGGATCAACCAGAAGCATGTTTCTATGTAATTTGAATCAAAGTTAATTCGAATTAGGAAATCAAGAgtaattcgaattatgcatgcATTAAGTCATAGGTAGTTCGAATCAGTAGTTTGAATTACGCATAAAGGTTGACTTAGGGGAGTTCGAATCACACTGATTCGAATTATGAGGGAAGCAATTCAAAGTGTAGTTCGAATATGACTCCTTCGAATTATCAAGACACCCACGTGAATTTCATGACATAAATATATTCCatgtaattattttaatacacAACAATTATATCTATATGGAGCCATTGCTAAATCGAATTCAATTAGTTCGATAATATGAgtctataaaaaaattacattttacaaagtttaaaaatttttattacgtGATAAGTTAGTAAAAAagtacattacaaatttttatagtactaatCGTAACcatgtttaatttaaaaattgttattaatatatcacataataaaaatttttaagcttTATAAAATGCAACTTTTTTATAGACTCATATTATCGAACTAATTGAATTCGATCTAGCATTGGCTCCATATAGATATAATTGTTGTGTATTAAAATAATTGCATGGATTATATTTATGTCATCGAATTCACGTAGATAGATTGATAATTTGAAGGAGTCAGATTCGAACTATACTTTAAATTGCTTCCCTCATAATTCGAATGGATCAAACTACATATGACTTAATGCATGCATAATTCGAATGGATCAAATTCGAATTACACTTCCCTGTTAATTCAAATTGATGTAATTTGAATTACTCTTGGTTTCCTAATTCGAATTACATAGAAACATGCTTATGGTTAATTCACGTTACATCTTTTGCTTTGATTAAATAACGTAATTTCTCCTCCACTCTAGTTTAATAGTGTGATTTGCCCAAATTatgcttttaattattattataatataatcaTACTAAAATTTACTCACGTatagtttattttaaaataatcacTATAATTACTGTATCATAAtcatagtagaatctagttacctataattattttgaaattaataGGAGAATTTCATCTAGTTAATTAGAGTTGCACAAAACATGATCACATGGTATTGTTATCATCATaatctacaagaacagttataagaataagatcctattttttctccctcaattacgcctctctctctttctctctcaaacaAATTTTCTGCCATTTCATTCTCTTCTGTCCCCTCTCACACGTCACAACTAAAACAATTACAACAAAAACATGACGTCGTCTTCGTCCTCTtcgtcgtcctcctcctcctcggaagaAGAGGAAACCTCCCCCACCACCGCACCCGCCACCGCCCCCACCACCGCACCAGCCAACACCGCTGCCACCAACCCCGCCCACCAAGACAAGATCAAATCCGCAATGCAATCCCTCTCTTCAATCCTCTCATCCCCGCTCTCCTCACACGATCCCTCCGCCCTCTACCCTCCCATCTCCGCCCTCCTCCGCCGCCCAAACTCAGGCATCGGCGACAACAACCTCTGCCGCTGGCTATACGACACCTTCCAATCCTCCGTCCCCGACCTCCAACTCCTCGTCCTCCGCTTCCTCCCTCTCATCACCGGTCTCTACCTCTCTCGAATCCATAACCGAAAGCCTCAAGCCGGTTTTGAAGCCGTTCTGTTAGCATTCTACGCGCATGAAACAACCTCACGCGCCGGACAGCCCGTAACCGCCACGCTCCCTGATCTCTCCCACCCTAGCCTCTACCACGAGTCAAAAACTCCACCGCCTTCGAAAAACTCCGCCACGGATCTCAACATCGCCGTTGTTTCCCCAACGCTCGAGCCTCACGGAACCGTTAGGTCAACGAGAAGAGCAAGAATCGTCGGCGTAGCGTTAGAACTCTTCTACAGCAAGATATCTTCAATGCCGACAGAGTCGAAGGTGGATTTCTGCGAGTTTTGTAAGATTTGGGCGGGACAAGACGGTAGCATGTATAAACATTTCGAGGAAGAAAGAATAACAGAAATCAAAATCGAcgtgaaaaagaaagagaaagagaaagagaaagagaaagagaaagagaaagagaaaggtaagggtaaaggtaaAGGTGGTGGAAAGGCGGTGGAGGAGGCGGCGGCGGAAGGGAGGATACCGATGCCGTGGGAGCTGATGCAGCCTGTGGTGAGGATTCTGGCGCATTGTTTGATGGGACCGGGGAGTAATAAAAATGAGGCGGTGTTTGCGGCGGCGAATGAGGCTTGCCGGTGCTTGTTTGCACGGTCCATGCATGATGTGAACCCCATGGCTATATTGGCCATGAGGAGCTTGTTGAGGCTTTCTAAGACTCTTGATGATGACTTTGATCCAACTGAGTTACCTGTAACTGATATTATTACCCTTTAGattgttttttttatatgaatttttaagatattatttttgGCTTAGCAAGATCTTCTAATCAAAtttgttttatctatttttttttgaaGCAGGAAAAGATTAAATAGTTTCATGTGAAAAATTAAACAGTACAATTTATTGGTCTGAATAACTTGCACTTGAGATCAATGAACACACAAAATTTTGTTTGTACTACCTTGACGTGCGTTGTACATTGGGTTCA is a window from the Arachis hypogaea cultivar Tifrunner chromosome 17, arahy.Tifrunner.gnm2.J5K5, whole genome shotgun sequence genome containing:
- the LOC112767307 gene encoding uncharacterized protein, producing MTSSSSSSSSSSSSEEEETSPTTAPATAPTTAPANTAATNPAHQDKIKSAMQSLSSILSSPLSSHDPSALYPPISALLRRPNSGIGDNNLCRWLYDTFQSSVPDLQLLVLRFLPLITGLYLSRIHNRKPQAGFEAVLLAFYAHETTSRAGQPVTATLPDLSHPSLYHESKTPPPSKNSATDLNIAVVSPTLEPHGTVRSTRRARIVGVALELFYSKISSMPTESKVDFCEFCKIWAGQDGSMYKHFEEERITEIKIDVKKKEKEKEKEKEKEKEKGKGKGKGGGKAVEEAAAEGRIPMPWELMQPVVRILAHCLMGPGSNKNEAVFAAANEACRCLFARSMHDVNPMAILAMRSLLRLSKTLDDDFDPTELPVTDIITL